The genomic region GGCTTTCATGATCAATTGATCTTCAATCCAAAATCATTACTCGCTCATTCTTGAAGCTTAAAAAACAAATTATCTAAGTTGGGCTAATTCAAGTAAAGGGTTTATATACTTAAAAATGTATTCAATTCTGATGACTATTAGGTCGAAATACAACACTGCCAAGGAAATTTCACGAAATCTCCACGTTAGTATGCCAAGCCTTCTCATTTCCTTTCTCTTAAAACGGAACTTAGAGGTTAAGCTTGCGGGTTCCACAATCTCGATTTCACCATTCAATGCCTACGTGCTGGGCAATATACTCTCAAGGGGATGGAAAGTCACAGGTGTTCAAGGTTACTTGGTGACCTTAACCAGCAGGGATGGAGAAGTAAGTATAACCTGTAGAACCAATAAGGGTAATGATCTTGGACATATAATGGAGATATTTTTGGACAATTCTTACAACTATGATGTGAGAAATAAAGTTGTTATAGATGTTGGGGCAAGCAACGGCGACTCAAGTATATTTTTTGCGAAGAGGGGGGCCAAGAGGATTATAGCGCTTGAGCCAGATGAGGAGAGTTACGCCTTAGCCACAAGGAACGTTGAGGCATCTCGAGTAGGGGATCAGGTAATACTCCTGAACAAGGCGTTATCCTCGCAGAGGGGTAAGATTACTCTTTACGTATACGAGAATAGCGTAAATGGCAACTCCATAGATCCACAAAATATGGTCAAGCTGGGTGAAAGGGTGATTCCCAAGACAGTGGAAAGCGTGACATTGACAGAATTATTGGATATGGCAAAGGATGAGACTGTGGGTCTGTTGAAGATGGACTGTGAAGGTTGCGAGTATTCTGTGCTGAACAACCTGGAAAGGGAGGCATTCGAAAGGATTGAGGCTATCTTCATGGAATATCACAACGGGTTACAGAACCTGAAGTCTATCCTGGAAAGTAACGGATTTCAGGTTGAGGTTATAGGGGAAAATAATAGAAAAATGGGTTATATACGCGCCAGAAAACTATCTAGTCCATTTCACGGATGACAAGTCACGCGATTAACCCGTGGGTATCACGCCCATATGACACGTCGTGAACATTATCTACGTTAACGCAAAATAATAAAATCAGTCTTCACCAACCTGAGTGTATCCATAATCTCGTCATGAAGTTATAAATTCCGGGATTTAGGCTGCATTTCCACAGGACGAGTTTCACTGAGTACTTCATTATCTCAAGGCTCCTATTTGCCTCCTTGGCGGTCCTCTTCAACCTCACGAGCCTATTGCAAAGTGACAAGTGAAGGGACTCGTTGGAGTTCACGGGGGACACGACGGTACCCTTGTGCAGGAGAAAGTACACGTTGTCGTCACTTACCCACGTCACCTTCTCGGGTTAGGTATTGCCTAAGTTCCTGAAAGGTCCTCTCTCCCCTATCACCCACGGAGAAAGCAACGTACATGCCCCGTCCTAGAGAAAAGGAGGGCCGTGAAGACCCACGCGTACAGGGTCTTCGCGTTCCTCTTCACGTAAGTCCGCATCTCATCAACGACCTTCACGCCCTCTCTCGTAACCTCCTTTGCGCTACAGAGGTTGAGGAGCTTTGTGTGGGGTTTATCCCAGTTAGTTGTGGACTATGAGGTGAAAAAATAATTGCAAAAGACAAAAATAACCCTGAAGGGGGTTAATATTATGGGGAAAAAACTGAGAGACAGAGGGAGACGCTTAAGAAGGCGTTCAGGAAGGGAATGACTTTCAAGGAAGTTGAGGAGCTCGTGCTACAGGCTGTCATGGAGGTGGAAAGGGACGTGTACCTGGAGGGGAGAGATGACGTTGCGAACGGGACTTATTTCAGCTGAAGACTGACGAGGACGTGTTGAGGCTGTGGGTTCCAAGGACCAGGAGGTCAGGGTTTAGGCCGAGGGTTCTCCCAGAGAAGGGCAAGAGGGTTGCAAGGGGCTACGAGGAGTTCTTGGAGGCGCTAGTTCTCGAGGGATTGACGCCGTGCCAGGTGAAGTCCTTAGGAGTAGGGACTCGGGTATAGCGACGAGGTAATGGGGAGAATTGCTGAGAGGTTGAGAGAGTTCAAGTCCTCAAGTTTGCCAAGCGACCTTTTCGCAACTTGGGCGCTGAGGTAGTTAGGAGGGAAAATAATGTTGTTGTAGAGAAGGTGGTATACACGACAATAGGCGTTGACCTAGACGGTAACAAGTTCGTCCTAGACTACGACAAGGCTGACAGGGAGGACCTAGACGGATAGAAGCTATTCCTAAACGGGCTAATCTCGCGAGGACTGAGTAGGGTTGACGTTATTGTGACGACTTCCCTGGGCTAGATAACCTCGTGTCGGCGCTCTTCCCTTCGTCCTCTCACCAGCTCTGTCTCGTCCACCTCGCGAGGAACTTGGTGAGGGCCCTCCCTGAAGACGTGGGCAAGAGGGCCATAGACCTCATGAGTGAAGCTCGCGAGAAAGATTGAGGAAGGTAAGGCGATCCTCTCCTCACTTAACGACATCATGAGCAAGTACTCAGCGAAGAGGATCAATTACCTTCTTGACACATCTAGATACACCGCCTTCCTGAACTTCCCGCGCGAGGTCAGGCACTACATCTACACTAACAATACTTCCGAGAGCTTCAACCCCTATCTTGACGTAGTTCGACAGGACCTAGGAGGTTACTTCCCCTCGTCCCAACTCCTCGACACCTACGTCGTTGCCATAATCCGAAACAACTCGTGCTGGAAATCTAGTCCTGTGTCACACATCAGGCACCACTCCTATCACCTCAAGCGGCTCCATGCTTCTCGCTTCCAGGTGATGGATGATGGAAATTAATAAGCTGAGTTCTTTATTTTCCTACACAACAATCTTGGGTAGCCCTCGCGTTACCTCTTATCACCGTATCCCTTGATCCATGTGAAGATCCCAAGGGGGACTTGGAGTGCCCTGGAGATCTCATGCTCATCTCATTCATATCTTGAGTTACTACCCTCTAACGCTCTTGTGGTAATGATGTCTAGCCCCTTCGACGAACAGCTTCTCACAATTCCTGCAGAGGTACTCCTACTCTCCCCTTCCTACACTTCTTGACCACGTGGTCCTCATGCAGGAAGGGATATCTCTCTATAAACCAGTTTTCTCTCCATCTTGCCTATAAGTATTACCTCGTTGTACAAATATTTATACCTATCTAACGATACTACAGATGCACACAACTAGGTCCAAACAAAATATTTATTATAGCTACATGTGTCTAACTCTATGCCAGTAGCTCTGATTACCGGTGTAACTGGTCAGGATGGGGCTTTGCTATCCAAGTTTTTGATAGACAAAGGCTACGAGGTACACGGTATTATTAGACGTACAAGTACCATGAACATATGGAGACTTGTATCGTTAGACATTGTAGACAAAGTGAAGTTACACACCTGCGATATTACTGATTCGACATGTATGTCAAATATAATTAAGGAGCTTAAACCTGACGAGTTATATCATCTTGCGGCGCAGAGTCATGTTGGAGCCAGTTTTGAGAACCCCACTAGTACTCTGAGTGCGAACACCATGTCTACCGCTATTATGCTCGAATCAATACGTAAGCATTCTCCAGGAACTAAGTTCTATTTTGCTGGTACCAGCGAAATGTTTGGTAGTCTATCTGGCAAAGCAAACGAGTCTACACCATTTCGTCCAGAGTCACCATATGCTGTGTCCAAGGTTTGATCTTATTATTTGACGAAAGTGTATAGGGAAGCTTACAGGATCTTTGCTCTTTCTGGCATATTATTTAATCACGAATCCGAGTATCGTGGTTTAGATTTCGTCACAAGAAAGATATCAAACGCTGTAGCAAGGATAAAACTAGGATTACAGGACCAGTTACGCTTAGGTAACTTGTCGTCTAGGAGAGATTGGGGTTACGCTCCTGAATACGTAGAGGCCATGTGGTTAATGCTACAGAAGGATAAACCAGACGACTACGTAATAGCTACGGGGGTAAGTTACTCAGTGCAAGATTTCGTTACAGAGGCGTTTAACGTGGTAAACTTGGATTACCGGGAGCATGTTGTCATAGACAAATCATTATATCGCCCACTTGATCCATCTAATCTCGTGGGGGACTACACAAAAGCTAAGAGAGTGTTAGGTTGGGAACCTAGAACAGACTTTAGGAAGCTTGTTAAAATAATGGTTAATGCAGATTTAGAAAGATGGAAAAAATTCATGGATGGGGAAAATGTTGTATTTGACGCTCCTTATTCAGCAGAGAGCTGAATTTCCTCCCTCATCAATTCAAAAAAGGAGCCCTCACCAAAAGGTGAGGAGGTCAGTTTATTAGTCTTCCAAATTTTCCTAGAGAAATACATTAATAGGGCTGACGTAATATTCGATTCGTTTGCTGGTAGTACTAAGATATCGAAAGTGAGATAGTAGAAGAACTACATAGTCATAGGACTTAGTCTATTTCATGAATTACACGTTACGCCATTAACTCGTGGACGTCACGAACCCATATCACGCCACAAACGATCTCTCCGTTGACGCAAAACAATAAAACGTGCCTCACTAGACTATCCTATGCAGGGAAAAGTCCTAGTCACTGGAGGCTACGGGTTCATAGGTTCCAATTTCGTGAGGATGATCGCTAACCAGGCAGACGTTGTGGTTGTGGACAACTTCTCCGTGGGGTCCAATAGGGCCAACCTACGTGACGTCCCTGTCAAGACAGTTGAACTGGATATTCGGGACCCCAGGATGCTCGACCTTATCCGCGACGAGAGGCCTGACTTCATCTTCAACTTCGCAGCTGAGAGCCACGTGGACCGCAGTATTGTGGACCCGCTCTCCTTTGTCTCAACTAACGTCCTCGGGACCGCGAACCTCCTAGAAGGGGCAAGGCGTTACGACGTCACCTTCATTCAGATAGGTACAGATGAGGAGTACGGCGAGATCTACTCAGGGTCCTTCCGAGAAACTGACCCCCTCAACCCCTCTTCCCCCTACTCTGCCTCAAAGGCTGGCGCCACTCTCCTAGCCATGGCCTACGCCCGCACATATCACCTGGACGTTCGGGTTACGAGGAGCGCCAACAATTACGGTCCCTATCAGTACCCGGAGAAGTTGATTCCGAAGACTGTGATAAGGGCGCTTCACAACCTCCCGGTTCCCGTGTACGGCACGGGGAAGAACGTTAGGGACTGGATTTACGTTCAGGATAACTGCGAGGCTATCCTCACGGTTGCTGAGAAGGGGAAGCCCGGCATCTATAACGTATCCGCGGGGGAGGAGAAGACTAACCTAGAGGTGGTTACCACGATCCTCGAGATACTTGGGAAGCCGAACCTCATCAAGTTTGTGGAGGATAGGCCTGGACACGACTTCAGGTATAGCGTGGATTCCACGAAGTTGAGGGAACTGGGGTGGAGGCCCAGGACGAGTTTCAGGGAGGGGATTTCGCTCACTGTGGATTGGTACGTGAAGAATAGGTGGTGGTGGGAGGGGATTAACAGCAGGGTGCTAGAGGAAACGCCGTTTAGAGGATCAGTGAATGGGTGACTGTGCGTAGAGCGGGGACCCAGGATTCACTCGACTGGGACCCCAACAAACTTGACCCTGCTTTCTAGAGCCTCACGGGTACTCAAGACTCGCCTTGATTGGGCTTCTCAAGGACTGATCGTTTTCTGTTGGGTATCTCTCTCGTGCACACCACAATCTCAGGCTCGTGCAATACACAACAATCTCGAGCCACCAAGTCCCCAACCATTTAAGCTCCTCAGCAATCTTTAACCCATGTTCAAGTTCACCCCCATCCTTGGACCTGTTACCCTAATCGAGACAACCCAATACCCTGACGACCGCGGGTTCTTTCAGGAGCTTTTCAGGGAGTCGCAATTCCCCTGCAGGTTCGTTCAGGTGAATCATTCCTTCTCGAGGCGAGGGGTTCTTCGCGGGCTTCACTTTCAGG from Metallosphaera sedula DSM 5348 harbors:
- a CDS encoding FkbM family methyltransferase; its protein translation is MTIRSKYNTAKEISRNLHVSMPSLLISFLLKRNLEVKLAGSTISISPFNAYVLGNILSRGWKVTGVQGYLVTLTSRDGEVSITCRTNKGNDLGHIMEIFLDNSYNYDVRNKVVIDVGASNGDSSIFFAKRGAKRIIALEPDEESYALATRNVEASRVGDQVILLNKALSSQRGKITLYVYENSVNGNSIDPQNMVKLGERVIPKTVESVTLTELLDMAKDETVGLLKMDCEGCEYSVLNNLEREAFERIEAIFMEYHNGLQNLKSILESNGFQVEVIGENNRKMGYIRARKLSSPFHG
- a CDS encoding transposase — translated: MGAEVVRRENNVVVEKVVYTTIGVDLDGNKFVLDYDKADREDLDG
- a CDS encoding transposase codes for the protein MKLARKIEEGKAILSSLNDIMSKYSAKRINYLLDTSRYTAFLNFPREVRHYIYTNNTSESFNPYLDVVRQDLGGYFPSSQLLDTYVVAIIRNNSCWKSSPVSHIRHHSYHLKRLHASRFQVMDDGN
- the rfbB gene encoding dTDP-glucose 4,6-dehydratase, encoding MQGKVLVTGGYGFIGSNFVRMIANQADVVVVDNFSVGSNRANLRDVPVKTVELDIRDPRMLDLIRDERPDFIFNFAAESHVDRSIVDPLSFVSTNVLGTANLLEGARRYDVTFIQIGTDEEYGEIYSGSFRETDPLNPSSPYSASKAGATLLAMAYARTYHLDVRVTRSANNYGPYQYPEKLIPKTVIRALHNLPVPVYGTGKNVRDWIYVQDNCEAILTVAEKGKPGIYNVSAGEEKTNLEVVTTILEILGKPNLIKFVEDRPGHDFRYSVDSTKLRELGWRPRTSFREGISLTVDWYVKNRWWWEGINSRVLEETPFRGSVNG